One Terriglobia bacterium DNA segment encodes these proteins:
- the asnB gene encoding asparagine synthase (glutamine-hydrolyzing): MCGIAGFTRKKSVGGPDRIRAAANCLVHRGPDQQGVFQSNSVALAATRLKIIDLESGDQPIVSPDGDAVIVFNGEIYNFLEVRAELEQRGHHFHTHTDTETVLHAFLEWDTECFSHLRGMFAVGLWTESKKRLVLARDRMGIKPLYFARHADDLFFGSELKAILVHPEIDRRLSLDGLDCYLSLNYVPCPWTLVEGIEKLPPGHWLEWRDGAIRSEPYWRLPFGVSRDRSLESAQEELDSLLQQSVREHLLSDVPLGVWLSGGVDSSTILHYAAAASSSPLKTLSISFQGRSFDETAYMREVATRYGTDHEEFDLNVDLGLQDAIEEFAYYSDEPSADAGALPVWFLSKLSKTKVTVALSGEGGDELFGGYVTYRANRLARPMRRLPSVALRLALEAVRFWPVSDEKISFEYKLKRFLEGCRMPPEQAHVFWNGTFSGPEKQGLLQATLPGTFDRILAELRQNLASEDDLAPYTWFDQKYYLPDDILTKVDRMSMAHSLEVRPPFLDHRIVEFAASLPADFKIRGSRQKLILKELMKHKLPSSVLRRKKMGFDIPAHEWFRGPLRTLLCDTLGAGATEHSGLFRRSAVDDCVRAHLERRANLGYHLWGLLTLFLWMKRWRIQTAPGDRVGRPMTESIPTSI; the protein is encoded by the coding sequence TTGTGTGGCATCGCCGGTTTTACCCGGAAGAAGAGCGTAGGCGGCCCCGACCGCATCCGCGCTGCGGCGAATTGCCTTGTCCACCGCGGGCCTGACCAGCAAGGCGTCTTTCAATCTAACTCCGTTGCACTCGCCGCCACCCGACTGAAGATCATCGACCTCGAATCGGGCGACCAACCGATCGTTTCCCCGGACGGCGATGCGGTGATCGTGTTCAATGGTGAGATCTATAATTTCCTCGAAGTTCGCGCCGAACTGGAGCAGCGCGGCCACCACTTTCACACCCACACGGATACGGAAACAGTCCTGCACGCCTTTCTCGAATGGGACACAGAATGTTTTTCGCATCTGCGGGGGATGTTCGCCGTCGGGCTGTGGACCGAGTCGAAGAAACGCCTGGTCCTGGCTCGTGATCGCATGGGCATCAAGCCGCTTTATTTCGCGCGCCACGCGGACGATCTGTTCTTCGGGTCCGAACTGAAGGCGATCCTGGTCCACCCGGAGATCGATCGCCGCCTCAGCCTGGACGGGCTGGATTGCTATCTGTCTCTGAACTACGTGCCCTGCCCGTGGACCCTGGTCGAGGGCATCGAGAAGCTGCCCCCGGGTCACTGGCTGGAGTGGCGCGACGGCGCCATCCGTTCCGAGCCGTACTGGCGCCTGCCGTTCGGAGTCTCTCGCGATCGGAGCCTGGAATCCGCCCAGGAGGAACTCGACTCTCTTCTGCAACAGTCGGTCCGGGAGCACTTGCTTTCCGATGTTCCCCTCGGCGTCTGGCTCAGCGGCGGCGTCGACTCTTCCACCATCCTTCACTACGCTGCCGCGGCTTCCAGTTCGCCGCTGAAGACGCTTTCGATCTCGTTCCAGGGACGCAGCTTTGACGAAACCGCGTACATGCGCGAGGTCGCAACCCGTTACGGGACGGACCACGAGGAATTCGACCTCAACGTCGACCTGGGCCTCCAGGACGCGATCGAGGAATTCGCGTACTACTCCGACGAGCCGAGCGCGGACGCCGGAGCGCTGCCCGTTTGGTTCCTGTCGAAGCTGAGCAAAACAAAGGTGACCGTCGCTCTCAGCGGAGAAGGTGGTGACGAACTGTTCGGAGGCTACGTCACCTACAGAGCCAATCGGCTCGCACGTCCCATGCGGCGGCTGCCTTCCGTGGCTCTGCGGCTGGCGCTCGAGGCAGTGCGGTTCTGGCCCGTCTCCGACGAGAAGATCAGCTTCGAATACAAGCTGAAGCGCTTCCTCGAAGGCTGCCGCATGCCGCCAGAGCAGGCGCACGTCTTCTGGAATGGGACTTTCTCCGGCCCGGAGAAGCAGGGCCTGCTTCAGGCAACGCTGCCGGGCACATTCGACCGCATCCTGGCCGAACTGCGCCAGAATCTCGCTTCCGAGGATGACCTGGCGCCCTACACCTGGTTCGACCAGAAGTACTACCTGCCGGATGACATCCTTACGAAGGTGGACCGCATGAGCATGGCTCACTCGCTCGAGGTGCGTCCGCCCTTCCTGGACCACCGCATCGTGGAATTCGCCGCGTCACTGCCCGCGGATTTCAAGATCCGCGGCTCCCGGCAGAAACTCATCCTCAAGGAGCTGATGAAGCACAAGCTGCCTTCCTCGGTGCTGCGGCGCAAGAAGATGGGATTCGATATCCCCGCCCACGAATGGTTTCGCGGCCCGCTGCGCACGCTGCTCTGCGATACACTCGGGGCCGGCGCTACCGAACATTCCGGGCTGTTCCGGCGCAGCGCGGTCGATGATTGTGTGCGCGCGCACCTGGAGCGGCGCGCCAACCTTGGGTATCACCTTTGGGGTTTGCTGACCCTGTTCCTTTGGATGAAGAGATGGCGAATTCAAACGGCGCCGGGGGACCGAGTGGGCCGTCCGATGACCGAAAGCATTCCTACCTCTATTTAG
- a CDS encoding cupin, with protein sequence MPLLIEHPTQITSADTKPKIIQEFVGRVNSKTSVLSVAHMRSPSGWEEPGQTPEFDEYTVVLHGTLRVRHKEGALDVSAGQAVIAHRGEWVQYSTPDGAEYIAICLPAFSPDTVHRDGH encoded by the coding sequence ATGCCTCTGCTCATCGAGCACCCCACGCAGATCACTTCCGCCGACACCAAGCCGAAGATCATCCAGGAATTCGTCGGACGCGTGAACTCGAAGACGTCCGTCCTGAGTGTGGCCCATATGCGCAGCCCTTCCGGCTGGGAAGAACCCGGCCAGACGCCCGAGTTCGACGAATACACGGTGGTGCTGCATGGCACATTGCGCGTGCGACACAAGGAAGGCGCCCTGGACGTAAGCGCGGGGCAGGCTGTCATCGCTCATCGCGGCGAGTGGGTGCAGTACTCCACGCCGGACGGCGCTGAGTACATCGCCATCTGCCTGCCGGCGTTCTCGCCCGACACCGTCCACCGCGACGGCCACTGA
- a CDS encoding ChbG/HpnK family deacetylase codes for MKRLVVNADDFGMADSINEGILEAHRRGIVTSTTLLANGVAFERAVAMAQAAPKLGVGVHLNLTQGRPLSDPASIASLVNRKGEFSRQPAALLRGALSGRVSLAEVERELSAQIEKVRDAGIAITHLDGHKHVHMLPGIFRVVVRLAKNYGIAGVRWASERRGGLWALLRRNRPAAASIVKQSVKSRALAFMTRDSRAMLREARLQFPMHFYGITQTGFLDDHELGVILGNLAEGTSELMCHPGCEDPVLDPRMTRLRAERQRELDALTRPETLQLTARLGIELIDYRGLSQT; via the coding sequence ATGAAGCGACTCGTGGTGAATGCCGACGACTTCGGGATGGCCGACAGCATTAACGAGGGGATCCTGGAAGCGCATCGCCGGGGGATCGTGACCAGCACAACCCTGCTGGCCAACGGCGTGGCTTTCGAGCGGGCCGTGGCGATGGCGCAGGCCGCACCCAAGCTGGGAGTGGGAGTGCACCTGAACCTTACCCAGGGGCGGCCCCTATCGGATCCGGCCTCGATCGCGAGTCTGGTGAATAGGAAGGGCGAGTTCTCTCGGCAGCCGGCGGCATTGCTGCGCGGCGCCCTTTCTGGCCGGGTGAGTCTGGCTGAGGTTGAGCGCGAGCTCAGCGCGCAGATCGAAAAAGTGCGCGACGCCGGCATCGCGATCACTCATTTGGACGGACACAAGCACGTCCACATGCTGCCGGGCATCTTCCGCGTCGTGGTGCGGCTGGCAAAGAACTATGGCATTGCCGGCGTGCGCTGGGCCAGCGAACGACGAGGGGGCCTTTGGGCGCTGCTGCGGCGCAACAGGCCGGCGGCGGCGAGCATCGTGAAACAATCCGTGAAGTCGCGCGCCCTGGCCTTCATGACAAGGGATTCGCGCGCCATGCTGCGGGAGGCCAGGCTACAGTTTCCCATGCATTTCTACGGCATCACGCAAACCGGATTTCTCGACGACCACGAGCTGGGCGTGATCCTGGGCAACCTGGCGGAAGGCACCAGCGAGCTGATGTGCCACCCGGGCTGCGAGGATCCCGTCTTGGATCCAAGAATGACTCGGCTGCGAGCCGAGCGACAACGCGAGCTGGATGCACTGACCCGGCCGGAGACTTTGCAACTCACCGCCCGGCTCGGCATCGAGCTCATTGATTACCGGGGGTTAAGTCAGACCTGA
- a CDS encoding glycosyltransferase family 2 protein — protein sequence MQNEVGLMYSVVVPFYNEQESVSPLYVKIVEVMDAVGAPYEMVFVDDGSTDGTYPALLRICENDRRVHLVRLRRNFGQTAALKAGFDFARGEIVISMDGDLQHDPAEIPLFLEKIKEGFDIVSGWRVQRSDRWLTRRLPSRVANWMMAKLSGVELHDFGTTFKAYRREILDEVHLYGELHRFIPALASWAGASVAEVAITNPPRQNGSSNYGISRTIRVLLDLLSVKFLLDYSAKPMQLFGLAGLVCLSGGFGIGLWVFIRKAVLDEGLLANHGPLMLLGMALVMGGIQFIATGLIGEMLVRTYYETQNKPVYLVREFRNGSEAIAGGTRPARTAKTTGR from the coding sequence ATGCAGAATGAAGTTGGATTGATGTATTCCGTCGTCGTGCCCTTCTATAACGAGCAGGAGAGCGTCTCTCCGTTGTACGTGAAGATCGTCGAGGTGATGGACGCGGTGGGCGCGCCCTACGAGATGGTCTTCGTGGACGATGGCAGCACCGACGGCACCTACCCCGCCCTGCTCCGCATCTGCGAGAACGACCGCCGCGTGCACCTGGTGCGGCTCCGCCGCAACTTCGGCCAGACGGCCGCGCTCAAGGCGGGCTTCGACTTCGCCCGCGGCGAGATCGTCATCTCCATGGACGGCGATCTACAGCATGATCCCGCCGAGATCCCGCTCTTCCTGGAAAAGATCAAGGAAGGTTTTGACATCGTGAGCGGCTGGCGCGTGCAGCGCAGCGACCGCTGGCTGACGCGCCGCTTGCCCAGCCGCGTCGCCAACTGGATGATGGCCAAGCTTTCCGGGGTCGAGCTGCACGACTTCGGGACCACGTTCAAGGCCTATCGCCGCGAGATCCTCGACGAGGTCCATCTCTACGGTGAACTGCATCGCTTCATCCCCGCGCTGGCGAGTTGGGCGGGCGCTTCGGTGGCCGAAGTCGCCATCACCAACCCTCCGCGCCAGAACGGAAGCTCCAACTACGGCATCTCGCGGACCATCCGCGTGCTGCTCGACCTGCTGAGCGTGAAGTTCCTGCTCGACTACTCCGCCAAGCCGATGCAATTGTTCGGCCTGGCGGGTCTGGTGTGCCTGAGCGGCGGATTCGGCATCGGATTATGGGTCTTCATCCGCAAGGCCGTCCTGGATGAAGGCCTGCTGGCCAACCACGGCCCCCTGATGCTGCTGGGGATGGCGCTGGTCATGGGCGGCATCCAGTTCATCGCCACCGGCCTGATCGGCGAGATGCTCGTGCGCACCTATTACGAAACGCAGAACAAGCCCGTGTATCTCGTGCGCGAGTTCCGCAACGGAAGCGAAGCCATCGCCGGTGGCACTCGTCCTGCGCGTACCGCCAAGACAACCGGCCGGTAG
- a CDS encoding FAD-binding oxidoreductase: protein MHAADVVIIGGGIVGASIAYHLTSAGCRNVLIVERETHQGKGSTGKSMGGVRAQFSTPVNIRMSLYSIPFYASFEERMGHPSGYRPQGYLFCATNDAQMNYLRTNYQKQVELGLKGVRLVSADDVRGLYPQLRADDIVGGSFCETDGFVDPYSAMVGFTQRAQEQGAQVWRDAEVTGIALDEIGICAVDTTRERVSTRVVVNAAGAWAAGVAKLAGVDLPVEPLRRMLVPTEPFADFPHSAPMIIDMSNGFHFRPEALGFLLAWADPEETPGYKFDFEPAFIEKVLTRAASRVPIFENLAVNPKRAWAGLYEMTPDHHPILGPVPDVPGLFLANGFSGHGVMHAPATGKVVSDLILHRKTDLIDAELLSYRRFAENRLIHESAVL, encoded by the coding sequence ATGCACGCTGCGGACGTCGTCATCATCGGGGGAGGGATCGTCGGCGCCAGCATCGCCTACCACTTGACCTCGGCCGGTTGCCGTAACGTGCTCATCGTCGAGCGCGAGACTCACCAGGGCAAGGGCTCGACCGGCAAGAGCATGGGCGGAGTGCGAGCGCAGTTCTCCACGCCGGTCAACATCCGCATGTCGCTGTACTCGATCCCTTTCTACGCCTCGTTCGAGGAACGCATGGGACATCCCTCCGGCTATCGTCCGCAGGGGTATCTCTTCTGCGCCACCAACGACGCGCAGATGAACTACCTGCGCACGAACTATCAGAAGCAGGTCGAGCTGGGATTGAAAGGCGTGCGCCTAGTCTCGGCTGACGACGTCCGCGGCCTGTATCCGCAGCTCCGCGCCGACGACATCGTGGGCGGAAGCTTCTGCGAGACCGACGGCTTCGTCGATCCCTACAGCGCGATGGTCGGCTTCACCCAGCGTGCGCAGGAACAGGGCGCGCAGGTCTGGCGCGATGCCGAGGTCACCGGCATCGCGCTCGACGAGATAGGAATCTGCGCCGTGGACACGACGCGCGAGCGCGTCTCCACCCGCGTGGTGGTGAATGCCGCCGGCGCGTGGGCCGCCGGGGTCGCGAAACTTGCGGGCGTGGACTTGCCGGTCGAGCCGCTGCGCCGCATGCTGGTGCCCACCGAACCGTTCGCCGACTTCCCGCACTCCGCGCCGATGATCATTGACATGTCGAACGGCTTCCACTTCCGCCCCGAGGCGCTCGGCTTCCTGCTCGCGTGGGCCGATCCGGAGGAAACTCCGGGCTACAAATTCGACTTCGAGCCGGCGTTCATCGAGAAGGTGCTGACCCGCGCCGCCAGCCGCGTGCCCATCTTCGAGAATCTCGCGGTCAACCCCAAGCGCGCGTGGGCGGGGCTCTATGAGATGACCCCCGACCATCATCCCATCCTCGGGCCGGTGCCCGACGTGCCCGGGCTCTTCCTGGCCAACGGTTTCAGCGGACACGGAGTGATGCACGCGCCGGCAACGGGAAAGGTCGTTTCCGACCTCATCCTTCACCGCAAAACCGACCTGATCGATGCCGAGTTGCTGTCCTACCGGCGCTTCGCCGAGAACCGTCTGATCCACGAGTCCGCGGTGCTCTAG
- a CDS encoding glycosyltransferase family 39 protein: MDDVDAVQAQLGRNMLASGDWVTGHLDGVKYVEKAPLIYWSIAVSYKVFGVHDWSARIPVALSAIALCLLTTAFGAWAFGQRAGFYAGLCMSTCVGLFLFTRIQIPDVMLAFTVALALWSFLRALDEEEPRPRFWAFLMAASLGTGLLLKSLIGVVFPTAAGVIYLLLTRQFFSVRTWKRLHPFSGLLIVLLIAAPWHILATLRNPPYFAFTLQSRPGEYHGFLWFFFINEQLLRFLGTRYPHDYNTVPRWAFWLFHFVWLFPWSVYFPAVAKLSFMPVDRAGRTRLLALCWAGFLLVFFTFSTTQEYYSMPCYAALALLLGSAMEAGGVWIRRGTRALTVLAGLAAVVAGTLLFLVRNVPTPGDISAALTQHPEAYTLSLGHMEDLTLHSFAYLRLPLAVAGIAFLLGALGTLRAASQRAFLAAALMMVLFFHAARLALVVFDPYMSSRPLAEALLRAPDGKLIVHHHYYPFSSVFFYTNRTALLLDGRIDTMVYGSYAPGVPDVFIDNARFKGLWTQPERWYFVTERSELPKFESLLGGGRLNLVAESGGKLVLTNLPLSSPQGLRSR, from the coding sequence ATGGACGACGTGGACGCGGTGCAGGCGCAGCTCGGGCGCAATATGCTCGCCTCGGGCGACTGGGTGACCGGCCACCTCGACGGCGTCAAATACGTGGAAAAAGCGCCGCTCATCTACTGGTCGATCGCGGTCTCCTACAAGGTCTTCGGCGTTCACGACTGGTCCGCGCGCATCCCCGTCGCGCTGTCCGCCATCGCACTCTGCCTGCTGACGACCGCTTTCGGCGCCTGGGCGTTCGGCCAACGCGCCGGTTTCTACGCCGGCCTGTGCATGTCAACATGCGTCGGCCTGTTCCTGTTCACACGCATCCAGATCCCAGACGTCATGCTCGCCTTCACCGTCGCGTTGGCCCTGTGGTCATTCCTGCGAGCGCTCGACGAGGAGGAGCCACGTCCCCGATTCTGGGCGTTCCTGATGGCTGCAAGTCTGGGGACCGGCCTGCTGCTGAAAAGCCTGATAGGCGTCGTCTTCCCAACCGCTGCGGGCGTGATCTACCTGTTGCTCACACGCCAGTTCTTTTCCGTCCGGACGTGGAAACGGCTCCATCCATTCAGCGGGCTCTTGATCGTGCTGTTGATCGCGGCGCCCTGGCACATCCTGGCGACGCTGCGCAATCCACCTTACTTCGCCTTTACTCTCCAAAGCCGCCCCGGCGAATACCACGGATTCCTCTGGTTCTTTTTCATCAACGAGCAGCTTCTCCGCTTTCTGGGCACACGCTACCCGCACGACTACAACACCGTGCCGCGCTGGGCCTTTTGGCTGTTCCACTTCGTGTGGCTGTTTCCCTGGAGCGTTTACTTCCCGGCGGTGGCGAAGCTTTCCTTCATGCCGGTGGATCGCGCGGGACGCACCCGCTTGTTGGCGCTCTGCTGGGCCGGATTTCTGCTCGTGTTCTTCACCTTCTCCACCACCCAGGAATACTACTCAATGCCTTGCTATGCGGCGCTGGCGCTGCTGCTGGGTTCGGCGATGGAAGCGGGAGGAGTTTGGATCCGCCGTGGCACTCGCGCGCTTACGGTCCTCGCCGGCCTCGCGGCCGTCGTGGCGGGAACCTTGCTTTTCCTGGTGCGCAACGTCCCCACCCCCGGCGACATCTCCGCCGCTCTCACCCAGCACCCCGAGGCCTACACCCTCTCGCTCGGACACATGGAGGACCTGACGCTCCACTCATTCGCCTATCTTCGCCTCCCTCTCGCGGTCGCCGGAATCGCTTTTCTCCTGGGCGCATTGGGGACCCTGCGAGCCGCCAGCCAGCGCGCGTTCCTGGCCGCCGCCCTGATGATGGTCCTGTTTTTCCACGCCGCCCGGCTGGCGCTCGTGGTCTTTGACCCTTACATGTCGTCGCGGCCGCTGGCGGAGGCGTTGCTGCGCGCTCCCGACGGCAAATTGATCGTCCACCACCATTACTACCCGTTCTCCTCGGTCTTCTTTTATACGAACCGCACGGCGTTGTTGCTCGACGGCCGCATCGACACCATGGTGTACGGTTCCTACGCTCCCGGCGTGCCCGACGTTTTCATTGATAATGCGCGATTCAAGGGCCTGTGGACCCAGCCGGAGCGCTGGTACTTCGTCACGGAACGTTCTGAGTTGCCGAAGTTCGAAAGCCTCCTGGGAGGCGGGAGGCTGAACCTGGTCGCCGAGAGCGGGGGCAAGCTCGTCCTGACCAATCTTCCGCTGTCCTCACCGCAAGGGCTCCGCTCCCGATAA
- the hpnI gene encoding bacteriohopanetetrol glucosamine biosynthesis glycosyltransferase HpnI yields MTVQLLRGAALLAALSPLAYYLLATYCGWQYFRKRRSLPPLDPSFTPPVSVLKPVRGLDREGYENFASFCRLDYPEYELLFAVSDADDPVIPLIEKLRRDFPQRSIRLLTDVPSLGANPKVNNLCKLVQEAKHDLLVIADSDVRVEPGYLREVAAHFADPRVGAVTAFFRGLTPGGMAAELEGLALSTETVPNALVAQQMEGKIQFAFGWTMATTKQCLKAIGGFEAIVNYHSDDFELGNRIAAHGFRIELTRQPVWMVFPRETIGEYLRHEMRWSIGLRNVRPAGYIGLALTFGLPWAVLAAAVAPSAGIAAAYLLAYLALRLTQVWTSGAWGLDDPVTRKSLWLVPLRDAVSFVVWVAGFFSDKVTWRGRQYRVKRGLLVPLTQAAGTGRKDQRDGSGDAPARTPRSGPE; encoded by the coding sequence ATGACTGTGCAATTGCTTCGAGGAGCGGCGCTGCTGGCGGCGCTCTCGCCACTAGCTTACTACCTGCTCGCGACCTACTGCGGCTGGCAGTACTTCCGCAAACGACGGTCCCTGCCGCCGCTGGACCCCTCGTTCACGCCGCCGGTCAGCGTACTGAAGCCGGTTCGGGGGCTCGACCGCGAAGGGTATGAGAATTTCGCCAGCTTCTGCCGGCTGGATTATCCCGAATACGAGCTGCTGTTCGCGGTGAGCGATGCGGACGATCCGGTGATTCCGCTCATCGAGAAGTTGCGGCGAGACTTTCCTCAGCGTTCGATCCGCCTGTTGACCGACGTGCCCTCTCTCGGCGCCAACCCCAAAGTGAATAACCTGTGCAAGCTGGTGCAGGAGGCCAAGCACGACCTGCTGGTGATCGCCGACAGCGACGTTCGGGTGGAACCGGGCTACCTGCGGGAAGTGGCGGCGCACTTCGCCGATCCGCGAGTGGGCGCAGTCACGGCGTTCTTTCGCGGCCTGACACCCGGCGGCATGGCCGCGGAGTTGGAGGGACTGGCGCTCTCCACCGAGACCGTGCCCAATGCGCTGGTGGCGCAGCAGATGGAAGGCAAGATCCAGTTCGCCTTCGGATGGACGATGGCGACGACGAAACAGTGCCTGAAGGCGATCGGCGGCTTCGAGGCGATCGTGAATTATCACTCGGACGATTTCGAGCTGGGCAACCGCATCGCGGCGCACGGATTCCGCATCGAGCTCACTCGTCAGCCGGTCTGGATGGTGTTCCCCCGGGAAACGATCGGTGAGTACCTGCGCCATGAGATGCGTTGGTCGATCGGGCTGCGAAACGTGAGGCCCGCCGGATATATCGGGCTGGCGCTGACATTCGGGCTGCCCTGGGCGGTGCTGGCGGCGGCGGTGGCCCCATCGGCAGGAATCGCGGCGGCGTATCTGCTGGCTTACCTGGCGCTGCGGCTCACTCAGGTGTGGACGTCGGGCGCGTGGGGACTGGATGATCCGGTCACGCGGAAAAGCCTGTGGCTGGTTCCGCTGCGGGATGCGGTGAGTTTCGTGGTGTGGGTAGCAGGATTCTTCTCCGACAAGGTCACCTGGCGGGGACGGCAGTACCGGGTGAAGCGGGGCTTGCTGGTCCCGTTAACTCAGGCGGCGGGAACCGGCCGCAAAGATCAGCGCGACGGTTCGGGCGACGCCCCTGCACGAACGCCGCGCTCGGGACCCGAGTAG
- a CDS encoding methyltransferase domain-containing protein has translation MRRKALSFFACPCCASDLTLRTDEPPDSDGHILAGELACSGCSLRFPIRDGVPVLLPDDVEEVKLETASRFADEWLHWSDLRDYYEQEFFAWLAPLTAADFAGRTVFEGGCGKGRHTAIVAAHGAKAIVSIDLGQSAFVAFAHTRHLPNAHVVIGDLLQPPVHPVFDLAFSVGVLHHLPDPAAGFASLASRVRDGGRVAFWVYGQEGNEWITRYVDPVRTALTSKLPARLLRAACVPPSAFLWGAIKLFYRPRADGKGPAKLPYGDYFASMYDYPFDEIHANVFDQLVTPVAHYLRGDEVLAWVASGFYDVAVRSHRGYSWSGLATVDRSSSGATASYSGPERGVRAGASPEPSR, from the coding sequence ATGCGACGTAAGGCCCTGTCGTTTTTCGCCTGCCCTTGCTGCGCCAGCGACCTGACGCTCCGCACCGATGAACCACCCGACAGCGATGGGCACATACTGGCCGGCGAACTCGCTTGCTCTGGATGCAGTTTGCGCTTCCCCATCCGCGACGGCGTGCCCGTGCTCCTGCCCGACGATGTGGAAGAGGTGAAGCTCGAGACCGCGTCGCGTTTCGCCGACGAATGGCTGCACTGGAGCGATCTTCGCGACTACTACGAGCAGGAATTCTTCGCTTGGCTCGCCCCGCTTACCGCCGCGGACTTCGCCGGCCGAACAGTCTTCGAAGGAGGATGCGGCAAGGGCCGGCACACGGCGATCGTCGCCGCCCACGGCGCGAAGGCGATTGTCTCCATCGACCTCGGCCAGAGTGCCTTTGTGGCGTTCGCCCACACGCGTCACCTGCCCAACGCTCACGTCGTGATCGGAGATCTGCTCCAACCGCCGGTCCACCCGGTTTTCGACCTGGCCTTCTCCGTCGGCGTTCTGCACCATCTACCCGATCCCGCGGCAGGGTTTGCCAGCCTCGCCTCCCGCGTGCGGGATGGCGGGCGAGTCGCGTTCTGGGTCTACGGGCAGGAGGGGAACGAGTGGATCACCCGCTACGTGGACCCGGTGCGCACTGCGCTCACCTCGAAACTACCCGCCCGCCTCCTCCGGGCTGCGTGTGTTCCGCCTTCCGCGTTCCTGTGGGGCGCGATCAAGCTTTTCTATCGCCCCCGCGCCGATGGAAAAGGTCCCGCGAAGCTTCCCTATGGGGACTATTTCGCTTCGATGTACGACTATCCGTTCGACGAGATCCACGCCAACGTCTTCGACCAGCTGGTGACGCCGGTGGCGCATTACCTGCGGGGAGACGAAGTGCTCGCCTGGGTGGCGTCGGGGTTCTACGATGTGGCGGTGCGCTCCCATCGCGGCTATAGCTGGAGCGGCCTGGCTACTGTCGACCGCAGTTCTTCGGGCGCGACGGCAAGCTACTCGGGTCCCGAGCGCGGCGTTCGTGCAGGGGCGTCGCCCGAACCGTCGCGCTGA
- a CDS encoding amidase, whose product MASRSTEELISLSLSEAAELVRDKKISPVELTRACLERIEAANPELNAFITVTAESALQQARAAEDEIQGGHWRGPLHGIPISLKDLIDTAGVRTTAASALYRDRVPEEDAEVVRRLRAAGAIVLGKTNLHEFAYGGSGLISHFGPARNPWDPERITGGSSSGSAAAVAAGLCFASIGSDTAGSVRLPAAYCGIVGIKPSYGLVPLRGVIPLSWSYDHVGPLARSVRDAAIVLRAVAGYDPLDITSRKFLAEDYAAALDRMPEPMTIGIASDFFFSDLQRDIEARVKEAVHLLLQFGDLREVRVPVDRDRTVASAETFAYHAEHVARSPELYDPETLRRIRTGAEVTATAYIQKRQELDSLRRRAPELFKDADVIVTPTVPIAPPAISELVAEPTRLRPSELLMLRNTRPFNVLGLPAISVPCGFTSDGLPVGLQIAGPPGSESAVLRLAYFYEQTAPWRLQHPR is encoded by the coding sequence ATGGCGTCTCGTTCAACTGAGGAATTGATCTCGCTGTCGCTCAGTGAAGCCGCCGAATTGGTCCGCGACAAGAAGATTTCGCCGGTCGAGCTCACACGCGCCTGCCTGGAGCGGATCGAGGCAGCCAATCCCGAGCTGAACGCGTTCATCACGGTAACCGCAGAATCGGCATTGCAACAGGCGCGGGCCGCGGAAGACGAGATCCAGGGCGGACACTGGCGCGGGCCGCTGCACGGCATTCCGATCTCGCTCAAGGACCTGATCGACACCGCCGGCGTGCGCACCACCGCCGCCAGCGCGCTCTACCGCGATCGTGTGCCGGAGGAAGATGCCGAGGTCGTTCGCCGCCTGCGCGCCGCAGGCGCCATCGTGCTCGGCAAGACGAACCTGCACGAGTTCGCTTACGGCGGCAGCGGTCTTATCAGCCACTTCGGTCCCGCGCGCAATCCCTGGGACCCGGAGCGGATCACAGGCGGGTCATCGTCGGGCTCGGCGGCCGCCGTGGCTGCAGGCCTGTGCTTCGCTTCTATCGGCAGCGACACCGCCGGATCGGTCCGCCTGCCCGCCGCTTATTGCGGGATCGTCGGCATCAAGCCCAGCTACGGCCTGGTGCCGCTGCGCGGTGTCATCCCGCTGTCCTGGTCATACGACCACGTTGGGCCGCTCGCGCGTTCGGTTCGCGACGCCGCCATCGTGCTGCGCGCCGTCGCGGGCTACGATCCGCTCGACATCACCTCGCGCAAGTTCCTCGCCGAGGACTATGCCGCCGCTCTGGATCGCATGCCCGAACCGATGACGATCGGGATTGCGTCGGATTTTTTCTTCTCCGATCTCCAGCGCGACATCGAAGCGCGCGTGAAAGAAGCTGTGCACCTGCTCCTGCAATTCGGCGACCTGCGGGAGGTGCGCGTTCCGGTGGACCGCGACCGCACCGTCGCTTCCGCCGAGACCTTTGCCTATCACGCCGAGCACGTGGCGCGCTCGCCCGAGCTCTACGACCCGGAGACGCTGCGGCGAATCCGCACCGGCGCCGAGGTCACCGCCACCGCATATATCCAGAAGCGGCAGGAACTCGATAGCCTGCGGCGCCGCGCTCCGGAACTATTCAAAGATGCGGACGTGATCGTGACTCCCACGGTACCCATCGCTCCGCCTGCGATCTCAGAGCTGGTGGCGGAACCCACGCGGCTCCGTCCAAGCGAGCTGCTGATGTTGCGCAACACGCGCCCCTTCAACGTGCTCGGCTTACCCGCGATCTCCGTTCCCTGCGGCTTCACCTCGGACGGCCTGCCCGTCGGATTGCAGATCGCAGGGCCGCCCGGCAGCGAATCCGCGGTCCTGCGCCTCGCATACTTCTACGAGCAGACCGCCCCCTGGCGTCTGCAACACCCGCGCTGA